The Listeria swaminathanii genome has a window encoding:
- the smpB gene encoding SsrA-binding protein SmpB translates to MPKGDGKLVAQNKKARHDYAIEETFEAGIVLQGTEIKSVRNARVNLKDSYARIDKGEIFLHNMHISPYEQGNRYNHDPLRTRKLLLHKKQISRLIGETKESGYSIVPLKMYIKDGYAKVLIGVARGKKKYDKRQDLKQKEAKRDIERAFKERQQ, encoded by the coding sequence ATGCCAAAAGGTGATGGTAAACTAGTCGCGCAAAATAAAAAAGCGCGCCACGATTACGCAATTGAAGAAACTTTTGAGGCTGGCATTGTCCTGCAAGGTACTGAAATTAAATCCGTTAGAAATGCGCGGGTAAACTTAAAAGATTCCTATGCACGTATCGACAAAGGGGAAATTTTCTTACACAATATGCATATTAGTCCTTATGAACAAGGGAACCGCTACAATCATGATCCACTAAGAACGCGCAAATTGCTTTTACATAAGAAGCAAATCAGCCGTTTAATTGGAGAAACGAAAGAGTCCGGTTATTCGATTGTTCCACTAAAAATGTATATTAAAGATGGCTACGCAAAAGTACTCATCGGTGTAGCTCGAGGTAAAAAGAAATACGATAAACGCCAAGACTTAAAACAAAAAGAAGCAAAACGTGATATCGAACGCGCCTTTAAAGAGCGCCAACAATAA
- a CDS encoding helix-turn-helix domain-containing protein — protein sequence MQTVGDTLKFIRKSKNLTQQEACTDALSRSNYQKIENNKITPSMDRFIQLLLNFNMTLEEFEFVKRDFTPSPKENILYLYSKIITSSETDILLDVISKCDDYLANHTDTFISDIKASLEGILLVESEHNFELAREKVTYIWERLSKADELFWNDILILRNIFFIFENETAQHIVNRLIKQLKKYRYLHPTLPIEISLHVNRATYLILDEKYELALHYIEQSIKIAKHNHYYLQFCMAIAKKGIVLYKLGQEQDGKRFMQRALRVAKFLEEERILNGIKNEIAYFLPDDNLALNECIKIDL from the coding sequence ATGCAAACTGTTGGTGATACGTTAAAATTCATTCGAAAAAGTAAAAATCTCACGCAACAAGAAGCTTGTACAGATGCACTTAGTCGTTCTAATTATCAAAAGATCGAAAACAACAAAATCACACCTAGTATGGACCGATTTATTCAACTTTTACTGAATTTCAATATGACTTTAGAGGAATTTGAATTTGTGAAACGGGATTTTACGCCCTCGCCAAAAGAAAATATCCTTTATTTATACTCCAAGATTATTACTTCTTCTGAAACAGATATTTTACTCGATGTTATTTCCAAATGCGACGATTATTTAGCGAACCATACGGATACGTTTATTTCCGATATTAAAGCTTCTTTGGAAGGAATTTTATTAGTCGAAAGTGAACATAATTTTGAACTTGCTAGAGAGAAAGTCACGTATATTTGGGAAAGACTTTCGAAAGCTGATGAATTATTTTGGAATGATATTTTGATTTTAAGAAATATCTTTTTTATCTTTGAAAATGAAACAGCTCAGCATATCGTTAACCGCTTGATTAAACAATTGAAAAAATATCGCTATTTGCATCCGACCCTTCCGATTGAAATTTCACTTCATGTTAATCGGGCAACTTATTTAATCCTCGACGAAAAATACGAGCTGGCTTTACATTATATTGAACAATCTATCAAAATCGCGAAACATAACCACTATTATCTGCAATTTTGTATGGCGATTGCGAAGAAAGGCATTGTTCTTTATAAACTAGGGCAAGAACAGGATGGCAAACGTTTTATGCAACGAGCGCTTCGGGTCGCCAAATTTCTTGAAGAAGAACGCATACTTAACGGCATTAAAAATGAAATTGCTTACTTTCTTCCTGATGACAATCTCGCTTTAAATGAATGTATAAAAATCGACCTATAA